In Brachypodium distachyon strain Bd21 chromosome 2, Brachypodium_distachyon_v3.0, whole genome shotgun sequence, one genomic interval encodes:
- the LOC104583124 gene encoding interactor of constitutive active ROPs 1 codes for MFQKPSHLPHISSYVLLLDPMLGRAAHAKKPSKFEDSDSSHMSRPRGVSELPHRPAPRLPPHLTKPAATAPVVWEANGARHRGLLAAGRGTPPPRSPLHEKKPAGSRAVALEAKLGKAHDQLAEMREQLAAAEKARKDARGAFAEAKKRAAAAKKRDRAVDSVPAEQQQDAAEFAADGVADGGREETRSRSSPATDVLEPALPDTENSVALVVAGGDGEMKGNPEADQLIRAKLAAKDKEAYELRPKLMIKDMEIHDLRTEVAAKDADFDEVMARLIAKDAETAALGAHNAHLRNTAEEATKARGMAEQALRESAAREARLAERLAASERAREALDAEASRVRVQSEQWRKAAEEAAAVLGAGAGSMGEQRRVGARGGGKETRRRRRHGSAGSNGDGMEKRDAADDEGSGGVRKAGGSMRVLTDLWRKKVQK; via the exons ATGTTCCAGAAACCATCGCACTTGCCTCACATAAGCTCCTACGTACTCCTGCTTGATCCGATGCTCGGGCGCGCGGCCCACGCCAAGAAGCCGAGCAAGTTCGAAGACTCGGACAGCAGCCACATGTCAAGACCCAG GGGAGTGTCTGAGCTGCCGCATCGGCCAGCTCCGCGTCTGCCCCCGCACCTGACCAAGCCTGCCGCGACGGCGCCCGTCGTCTGGGAGGCGAACGGCGCGCGCCACCGTggtctcctcgccgccggccgagggacgccgccgccgcgcagccCGTTGCACGAG AAGAAGCCAGCAGGGTCGCGGGCGGTGGCGCTGGAGGCGAAGCTGGGGAAGGCGCACGACCAGCTCGCGGAGATGCGGGAGCAGCTCGCGGCGGCCGAGAAGGCCAGGAAGGACGCCCGCGGCGCGTTCGCCGAGGCCAAGAagcgcgctgccgccgccaagaaGAGAGACCGAGCCGTCGACAGCGTGCCGGCAGAACAGCAGCAGGATGCTGCAGAATTCGCCGCAGACGGTGTTGCCGATGGTGGCCGCGAGGAGACCAGAAgcaggagctcgccggccaccGACGTTCTCGAGCCGGCCTTGCCAGACACGGAGAACAGTGTTGCCCTCGTTGTTGCAGGCGGTGATGGCGAGATGAAGGGAAACCCGGAGGCGGACCAGCTGATCAGGGCTAAGCTGGCTGCGAAGGACAAGGAGGCGTACGAGCTGCGGCCGAAGCTGATGATCAAGGACATGGAGATCCACGACCTGAGGACGGAGGTGGCCGCGAAGGACGCCGACTTCGACGAGGTTATGGCGAGGCTGATTGCCAAGGACGCCGAGACGGCCGCTCTCGGAGCCCACAACGCGCACCTGAGGAACACGGCCGAGGAGGCCACGAAGGCGAGGGGAATGGCCGAGCAGGCGCTGAGGGAGAGCGCGGCGCGGGAGGCCCGGCTCGCCGAGCGGCTGGCCGCGTCGGAGCGCGCGCGGGAGGCGCTGGACGCCGAGGCGAGCCGGGTGCGCGTCCAGAGCGAGCAGTGGCGCaaggcggccgaggaggccgccgcggtgctcggcgccggcgccggcagcatGGGTGAGCAGCGGCGCGTCGGGGCGCGGGGAGGCGGCAAggagacgcggcggcggcgacggcatggCTCGGCTGGCAGCAACGGCGATGGGATGGAGAAGCGGGACGCGGCGGACGACGAGGGCTCCGGTGGCGTGCGGAAGGCTGGTGGCTCCATGCGGGTGCTCACCGACCtgtggaggaagaaggtgcAGAAGTGA